In Scheffersomyces stipitis CBS 6054 chromosome 8, complete sequence, one DNA window encodes the following:
- the XUT6 gene encoding Sugar transporter, putative (STL12) (xylose uptake (tentative)~go_component integral to membrane~go_function transporter activity~go_process transport) translates to MSSVEKSAETASYTSQVSASGSAKTNSYLGLRGHKLNFAVSCFAGVGFLLFGYDQGVMGSLLTLPSFENTFPAMKASNNATLQGAVIALYEIGCMSSSLATIYLGDRLGRLKIMFIGCVIVCIGAALQASAFTIAHLTVARIITGLGTGFITSTVPVYQSECSPAKKRGQLIMMEGSLIALGIAISYWIDFGFYFLRNDGLHSSASWRAPIALQCVFAVLLISTVFFFPESPRWLLNKGRTEEAREVFSALYDLPADSEKISIQIEEIQAAIDLERQAGEGFVLKELFTQGPARNLQRVALSCWSQIMQQITGINIITYYAGTIFESYIGMSPFMSRILAALNGTEYFLVSLIAFYTVERLGRRFLLFWGAIAMALVMAGLTVTVKLAGEGNTHAGVGAAVLLFAFNSFFGVSWLGGSWLLPPELLSLKLRAPGAALSTASNWAFNFMVVMITPVGFQSIGSYTYLIFAAINLLMAPVIYFLYPETKGRSLEEMDIIFNQCPVWEPWKVVQIARDLPIMHSEVLDHEKDVIIEKSRIEHVENIS, encoded by the coding sequence ATGTCCAGTGTTGAAAAAAGTGCTGAAACTGCTTCCTATACGTCGCAGGTCAGCGCAAGCGGCTCTGCAAAGACCAACAGCTACCTTGGCCTCAGAGGCCACAAACTTAATTTTGCTGTCTCTTGTTTTGCTGGTGTTGGTTTCTTACTTTTCGGTTACGATCAAGGTGTCATGGGTTCATTGTTGACCTTGCCATCCTTCGAAAACACTTTCCCGGCCATGAAGGCTAGCAACAACGCTACCTTACAAGGCGCCGTTATTGCACTTTATGAAATCGGTTGtatgtcttcttctttagcAACCATTTACCTTGGTGACAGATTGGGTAGATTGAAGATCATGTTTATTGGCTGTGTAATTGTCTGTATTGGTGCTGCTTTGCAAGCTTCTGCTTTCACTATTGCTCACTTGACTGTTGCTAGAATTATCACTGGTTTAGGTACAGGTTTCATCACTTCTACTGTTCCAGTTTACCAATCGGAGTGCTCTCCAGCCAAGAAAAGAGGACAGTTGATCATGATGGAAGGTTCTCTTATCGCCCTTGGCATTGCCATCTCATACTGGATTGACTTTGGATTTTACTTTTTGAGAAACGATGGTTTGCACTCCTCGGCTTCTTGGAGAGCACCTATCGCGCTTCAATGTGTCTTCGCtgtcttgttgatttccacagtcttcttcttcccaGAATCTCCAAGATGGTTGCTCAACAAAGGTAGGACCGAAGAAGCTAGAGAAGTTTTTTCTGCTCTTTACGACTTGCCAGCCGACTCTGAAAAGATTTCtattcaaattgaagaaattcaagCTGCTATAGATTTAGAAAGACAAGCCGGAGAAGGTTTCGTACTTAAGGAATTGTTCACTCAGGGCCCAGCCAGAAACTTGCAGCGTGTGGCCTTGTCATGTTGGTCTCAAATAATGCAACAAATCACTGGTATTAACATTATTACGTACTATGCTGGTACTATTTTTGAATCATACATTGGTATGAGTCCATTTATGTCAAGAATCTTGGCTGCCTTGAACGGTACTGAATATTTCCTTGTCTCTCTTATTGCTTTCTACACCGTCGAAAGATTAGGTAGAAGATTCCTTTTGTTCTGGGGTGCCATCGCCATGGCTCTTGTCATGGCTGGTTTAACTGTTACCGTTAAACTTGCCGGTGAAGGCAACACCCATGCTGGTGTCGGTGCTGCTGTTCTTTTGTTTGCATTCAACTCATTCTTCGGCGTCTCCTGGTTAGGTGGATCCTGGTTGTTACCACCTGAATTGTTgtctttgaaattgagagCTCCTGGTGCTGCTTTGTCGACCGCTTCTAACTGGGCTTTTAACTTCATGGTTGTCATGATCACTCCTGTCGGTTTCCAAAGTATTGGTTCCTACACCTACCTTATCTTTGCTGCcatcaatttgttgatggCTCCGGtcatctacttcttgtATCCCGAAACCAAGGGTAGATCgttggaagaaatggataTCATTTTCAACCAATGTCCTGTTTGGGAGCCATGGAAGGTTGTCCAAATTGCCAGAGACCTCCCTATTATGCACtcagaagttcttgaccACGAAAAGGATGtcattattgaaaaatctagAATAGAGCATGTCGAAAACATCAGCTAA
- the SOD3.1 gene encoding manganese-superoxide dismutase (go_function superoxide dismutase activity; metal ion binding~go_process superoxide metabolism) — protein MSSGENRTKIELPKLDWAYDALEPHISGKINEIHHKKHHQTYVNGYNAAIESLFAAEAKGDVKAAIAIQQNIKFHGGGHTNHVLFWKTLAPPSQGGGKIPSPDSPLGKQIKEQYGSVENLISITNAKLAGIQGSGWAFLAKNTQNGNTLDVVTTFNQDTLLDPLVPLLAIDAWEHAYYLQYQNVKADYFKAIWNVINWAEAERRFQEA, from the coding sequence ATGTCTTCTGGAGAAAACAGAACCAAGATCGAGTTGCCCAAGTTGGACTGGGCCTATGATGCCTTAGAACCCCACATTTCGGGTAAGATCAACGAGATTCACCACAAGAAGCACCACCAGACTTACGTCAATGGTTATAATGCGGCAATTGAATCTTTGTTTGCAGCTGAGGCAAAAGGTGATGTTAAGGCTGCCATTGCGATTCAGCAAAACATCAAGTTCCATGGTGGTGGTCATACTAACCATGTCTTGTTCTGGAAAACTTTGGCCCCACCATCTCAAGGGGGAGGAAAGATTCCATCTCCCGATTCTCCTTTGGGTAAGCAGATCAAAGAACAGTACGGTTCGGTTGAAAATTTGATTTCGATCACCAATGCTAAGCTTGCTGGTATCCAAGGTTCAGGCTGGGCCTTCCTCGCAAAGAACACTCAGAATGGAAACACTTTGGATGTTGTCACTACCTTCAACCAAGACACCCTCTTGGATCCCTTGGTCCCATTGCTTGCTATTGATGCCTGGGAACATGCCTACTACTTACAATACCAGAATGTCAAAGCTGACTATTTCAAGGCCATCTGGAATGTCATTAACTGGGCAGAGGCCGAAAGAAGATTCCAAGAAGCGTAA
- the SAC7 gene encoding GTPase activating protein (GAP) for RHO, which produces MSHSSSPNSKPSIFGWVKNLKRGNLLSSDSVNDITSDNENLQSVDSRSPTKAKNIALSLSQSQSSSILPTSQASPPNAGHQDFLRPLLHQKSRSTNNVNRVRSNSLNQSEKSSSLRQHRDSFLQHNPLVDENSKYFGVPLEVAIREASAKISILNPDPSDHGLQYGEIPIVVAKCGVFLKNNGLTVEGIFRVGGSSKRLKELQHIFNTPPIYGKKLKWDGYTVHDAASILRRYLNALPEPLIPLGLYESFRDPLRKRTRIINYMKYKAENPSKTSKSALSSSTALPVETESTSSQLTEANIDRLNETGSTVTAAAAASHPTITVVSESQQQNPGEEQSTGEINAAIMEGSSSQLTEEEQRKSLKKSKNYKKLTRDVHEAIEEYKQLLDELPTASRQLLFYILDLLAMVQNHSGENLMSSRNLAAIFQPSILSHPNHDLDPEEYALSQSVVEFLVQYAYKLLPQQSPPSGKIVPAGEAAEQATEDPNAHIDANSNGNTGVVAPAPLKSEDSHSSVTSTSTTPIEETGLLSKPTSAKFKRQHSKSLPSADDVDNDLVGYHNSVKSKNSIPVIDSDNDFEITDDEIEGDNSEEDLHLRLNNGSVQSQDQVQHHNTLPIETSSSSVAIIVSTPSSKVVPVLVKDSSTQ; this is translated from the coding sequence ATGAGCCATTCGCTGCTGCCCAATAGCAAGCCATCGATATTTGGCTGggtcaagaacttgaagcGAGGGAATCTCTTGTCGAGTGACTCAGTCAACGACATAACCTCCGACAACGAGAACCTCCAGTCTGTAGATTCGCGTTCTCCCACAAAAGCTAAGAATATTGCTCTACTGCTTTCGCAGCTGCAATCCTCATCGATTCTTCCAACCTCACAAGCTTCTCCACCCAATGCTGGCCACCAGGATTTCCTAAGACCGCTCCTCCACCAGAAATCGCGATCCACAAACAACGTTAATCGCGTCAGATCCAATTCACTCAATCAACTGGAGAAGTCGTCGTCGTTGAGACAACACAGAGACTCGTTTCTCCAACACAACCCTCTCGTAGACGAAAATAGCAAGTATTTCGGAGTCCCGCTTGAGGTCGCTATCAGAGAAGCTTCGGCCAAAATCTCCATCCTAAACCCAGACCCTTCGGATCACGGTCTCCAGTATGGCGAGATCCCAATTGTCGTTGCTAAATGTGGAGTTTTCCTCAAGAACAATGGGCTCACAGTTGAAGGTATTTTCAGAGTAGGAGGCTCGTCCAAACGTTTGAAAGAACTTCAGCATATCTTCAACACTCCGCCAATATATGggaaaaagttgaaatggGACGGTTACACTGTTCATGACGCTGCCTCCATCTTAAGAAGATACCTCAATGCGTTGCCCGAGCCGTTGATCCCCTTGGGCCTTTACGAATCCTTCAGAGATCCTTTACGTAAGCGTACCAGAATCATCAATTACATGAAGTACAAGGCGGAAAACCCATCCAAGACATCCAAGTCGGCCTTGAGCTCTTCCACAGCCTTACCTGTAGAAACtgaatcaacttcttctcagTTGACAGAAGCCAATATCGATCGTTTGAATGAGACAGGATCTACGGttactgctgctgctgccgcTTCTCATCCTACAATTACTGTTGTTTCTGAATCTCAGCAACAGAATCCAGGAGAAGAACAATCTACCGGAGAAATAAACGCTGCTATTATGGAAGGATCTTCTCTGCAGCtcacagaagaagaacaaagaaaatcgttaaagaaatcaaagaactACAAAAAATTAACCAGAGACGTCCATGAAgctattgaagaatataaaCAGTTGCTTGATGAATTGCCCACAGCTTCGAGACAGTTACTTTTCTATATTTTGGACTTGTTGGCAATGGTTCAGAATCATTCTGGGGAGAACTTGATGTCGTCGAGAAATTTGGCTGCAATCTTCCAACCATCCATACTATCGCATCCCAACCATGACTTGGATCCAGAAGAGTACGCCTTGTCGCAGCTGgttgttgaatttttggTTCAGTATGCTTATAAGCTTCTTCCTCAGCAAAGTCCTCCATCTGGCAAGATAGTTCCTGCTGGAGAAGCTGCTGAACAAGCTACTGAAGACCCGAACGCTCATATAGATGCTAATTCCAACGGCAATACTGGTGTTGTAGCCCCTGCACCACTCAAGAGTGAAGATTCTCATAGCAGTGTAACGTCTACCAGCACCACTCCAATAGAAGAAACGGGTTTGCTCAGTAAGCCTACCCTGGCCAAATTTAAAAGACAGCACAGTAAGTCGTTGCCTTCTGCTGACGATGTCGACAACGATTTGGTTGGTTACCACAACAGCGTCAAGTCTAAGAACTCAATACCCGTCATCGACTCAGATAACGATTTCGAAATCACCGACGATGAAATCGAAGGAGACAACTCCGAAGAAGACTTGCATCTCAGACTCAACAATGGGTCTGTACAGagtcaagatcaagttcaacatcatAATACGTTGCCTATAGAGACTTCACTGTCGTCTGTTGCCATCATAGTATCTACGCCTTCTTCGAAGGTGGTTCCTGTTTTGGTGAAGGACAGCTCGACACAGTAG
- a CDS encoding putative mycelial surface antigen, producing MKSSIVLLAGVAATLAADITEAPTTSTDNPYTQYPSVPKTASINGFADRIYDDLPACAQPCMFQNTGITPCPYWDTGCLCVMPQFSGLIGQCIADACRGEEVSVATSLAISICSSAGVWEPYWMIPASVSQALASAA from the coding sequence ATGAAGTCCTCAATAGTTTTGCTTGCAGGTGTTGCAGCCACCTTAGCAGCCGACATTACTGAAGCCCCAACCACCAGTACTGATAACCCATACACACAATACCCAAGTGTTCCTAAGACTGCATCCATCAATGGTTTTGCTGACAGAATCTATGATGATCTTCCAGCTTGTGCACAACCATGTATGTTCCAAAACACTGGTATCACCCCATGTCCATACTGGGACACTGGTTGTCTCTGTGTCATGCCTCAATTTAGTGGACTTATTGGACAGTGTATTGCCGATGCTTGTCGTGGTGAAGAGGTTCTGGTTGCTACAAGTTTGGCAATTTCTATCTGTTCTAGTGCCGGTGTATGGGAACCATACTGGATGATTCCagcttctgtttctcaagCTCTTGCTTCTGCTGCC
- a CDS encoding repressed by TUP1 protein 5: TSSTDNPYTQYPSVAKTASINGFADKIYDDLPPCAQPCMFQNTGITPCPYWDTGCLCVMPQFGGLIGDCIADACRGEEVSVATSLAISICSSAGVWEPYWMIPASVSEALASAAADVATA, from the coding sequence ACCTCTTCTACTGATAACCCATACACGCAATATCCAAGTGTCGCTAAGACTGCATCCATCAATGGTTTTGCTGACAAAATCTATGATGATCTTCCACCTTGCGCTCAACCATGTATGTTCCAAAACACTGGTATCACCCCATGTCCATACTGGGACACTGGTTGTCTCTGTGTCATGCCTCAATTTGGTGGACTCATTGGTGACTGTATCGCCGATGCTTGTCGTGGTGAAGAGGTTCTGGTTGCTACAAGTTTGGCAATTTCTATCTGTTCTAGTGCCGGTGTATGGGAACCATACTGGATGATTCCAGCTTCTGTTTCCGAAGCTCTtgcttctgctgctgcagATGTCGCTACTGCT
- the BIO4 gene encoding dethiobiotin synthetase, protein MKGLRIFVAGTDTDVGKTFVSSILAKRWGCNYWKPIQTGLESEEGDLMTVKRLTKLKSDHFASPSVSLRKPLSPWVAAMHENKEIRVSDFTIPKRFQQSERCLLVEGAGGLYVPINRNEIMTDLITQLNCKTLLVCRSELGTINHTLLSIEHLRARGIEIMALIMNGIPNDDNAKAIHTLSGGVPILCQIPPSTSIDDLTSLVPDLESLVGANSQSP, encoded by the coding sequence ATGAAGGGTTTACGTATATTCGTAGCTGGAACTGATACCGATGTGGGCAAGACCTTCGTGTCGTCGATATTGGCCAAACGATGGGGTTGCAATTACTGGAAACCGATCCAAACTGGCTTGGAGTCGGAGGAAGGTGACCTTATGACCGTGAAACGGTTGACCAAGCTCAAAAGCGACCACTTCGCCTCACCACTGGTCCTGCTAAGAAAGCCATTATCTCCCTGGGTAGCGGCAATGCATGAAAATAAGGAAATTAGGGTGTCGGATTTCACAATTCCTAAGCGGTTCCAACAGAGTGAACGATGCTTGTTAGTAGAAGGAGCTGGGGGGTTGTATGTGCCGATCAACCGTAATGAGATAATGACCGATCTCATTACTCAATTGAACTGCAAGACTCTTTTGGTATGTAGGAGTGAGCTAGGAACCATAAACCATACCTTGCTCAGTATCGAACACTTGAGAGCGCGGGGCATAGAAATTATGGCCCTAATCATGAATGGCATTCCCAATGACGACAACGCCAAAGCCATCCATACTCTCAGTGGTGGAGTCCCCATCCTCTGTCAGATTCCACCTTCGACAAGCATCGATGATTTGACTCTGTTAGTTCCCGATTTAGAATCGTTAGTGGGCGCAAATAGCCAATCTCCATAG
- the ADK2 gene encoding Adenylate kinase 2 (mitochondrial GTP:AMP phosphotransferase) (go_function ATP binding; adenylate kinase activity) — protein MTLARPIRLLLLGAPGSGKGTQTSRLLNQFPSIRAISSGDVLRTQIAAGTPVGKEASTYIKNGQLVPDSTMVGLITSQLSQKGWLNQSSTWLLDGFPRTVNQAKSLRGVLSKSKANLNLVVELDVDQRIILDRIEARWVHVPSGRVYNLDYNPPKVPFKDDVTGEPLSKREDDTAEVFQRRLDKYNQEIGPLKSFYADIGILSTVSGNTSDIIYPKLSKLILDKFGTTA, from the coding sequence ATGACGCTCGCTCGTCCGATACGACTCTTGCTATTGGGAGCACCTGGTTCAGGCAAAGGGACCCAAACCTCGCGGCTTTTGAACCAGTTTCCGTCCATTAGAGCCATTTCCTCGGGCGATGTCTTACGTACGCAAATCGCTGCTGGAACTCCAGTGGGAAAGGAAGCTTCAACCTATATTAAGAACGGTCAATTAGTTCCGGATTCTACCATGGTGGGACTTATTACATCTCAATTGAGCCAGAAGGGTTGGTTGAACCAACTGTCTACGTGGCTCTTGGATGGGTTTCCACGTACTGTAAACCAGGCCAAGTCACTCAGAGGAGTCCTTTCAAAGTCTAAGGCCAATTTGAACTTGGTTGTAGAACTCGACGTCGACCAGCGAATTATACTCGATCGGATAGAGGCTCGTTGGGTCCACGTTCCGAGTGGAAGAGTGTATAATCTTGACTACAACCCTCCTAAAGTGCCTTTTAAAGACGACGTTACGGGAGAACCATTGCTGAAACGGGAGGATGACACAGCAGAAGTGTTTCAAAGACGTTTGGACAAGTacaatcaagaaatcggTCCTTTGAAGCTGTTCTACGCCGACATTGGTATCTTGAGCACAGTCAGTGGAAATACTTCTGATATCATCTACCCTAAGCTTTCaaagttgatcttggacaAATTTGGCACAACAGCATAG
- the LEO1 gene encoding member of the RNA polymerase II-associated Paf1 complex, with amino-acid sequence MSDEEKRLSEEEVDDLFGDDEEEEEQDSLKNISISLPRHAISQKPEDDTYSLKMPVFLNVEAHPFDPTEFKERVQQTAAERSTRTSLTDKQKQNELVAEKLLNENTLRWRYSNSGNDEIIKQSNSHFVQWNDGSLSLKIGNELFDVRELPLTDNFLVKTHDSYEILQHTSILNKTINLLPSSTLTSTHRKLTQAVKSIQTKDKILNTITNDDPMMKQRLADENERKTLRLRRQLESKRKLQEERLERSNSPALRGHERENAYERFARTYGEEEYDEEDDFVAGDDEEVEGYDDEDDEEEEEYERGAERLKKLKDEGASKYRDNGREEDEDEKSARKKRRIIDSDDDE; translated from the exons ATGCTGGACGAGGAGAAAAGATTGagcgaagaagaagtcgacGACTTATTTGgagacgacgaagaagaagaagaacaggatTCT ttgaagaacatcaGTATTTCACTTCCCAGGCATGCAATCTCTCAAAAACCTGAAGACGATACCTACTCGTTGAAGATGCCAGTTTTCTTGAATGTTGAAGCACATCCGTTTGACCCCACGGAGTTCAAAGAACGAGTTCAGCAGACAGCAGCAGAAAGATCGACTAGAACGTCGTTGACAGAcaaacagaaacagaacgAATTGGTAGCAGAAAAGCTATTGAATGAAAACACTTTAAGGTGGAGATACTCCAACTCCGGAAACGATGAGATTATCAAGCAATCCAATTCCCATTTTGTTCAATGGAACGATGGTTCGTTGTCTTTGAAGATCGGCAATGAACTTTTTGACGTTCGTGAATTGCCGTTGACAGACAACTTTCTCGTCAAGACCCATGATAGCTACgagattcttcagcatACATCCATCCTCAATAAGaccatcaacttgttgcCCTCTTCCACGTTGACATCGACACACAGAAAGCTTACCCAGGCCGTCAAGAGCATCCAGACCAAGGACAAGATTTTGAACACTATCACCAACGACGATCCCATGATGAAACAGAGGTTGGCAGACGAGAATGAGCGTAAGACGTTACGTTTGAGAAGACAGCTTGAATCTAAACGGAAACTCCAGGAAGAACGTTTGGAACGTAGTAACAGTCCTGCTCTTAGAGGCCACGAAAGAGAAAACGCATACGAACGTTTTGCCAGAACCTACGGCGAAGAGGAGtatgacgaagaagacgactttGTTGCTGgtgacgatgaagaagtcgaagGCTATGATGATGaggatgatgaagaagaagaagaatacgaaaGAGGTGCcgaaagattgaagaagttgaaggatgAAGGAGCTTCAAAATATAGAGACAATGGCCgtgaagaagacgaagacgagaAGCTGgccagaaagaagagaagaatcatCGACTCGGACGACGACGAGTGA
- the FRE4.2 gene encoding Ferric reductase, NADH/NADPH oxidase transmembrane component (5 domains) (Ferric reductase, NADH/NADPH oxidase transmembrane component (FRP2) (FRP1)~go_function oxidoreductase activity~go_component membrane~go_process electron transport) codes for MTSSIPFDQQFFVEKERGTRYQWLNYLFCILVFIFHGIVFYWIPRFLRSKRDVKFMKYKPVFIFFNMWDSLNHCFKLDIPFFGWTYHYQPSVLLLFLMFIIVNVRFCYIDTIDIDYLPRMYVIGKRIGKVALGNLPIIYLLVTKNDLVASITGLKPERLVFLHFWFARLLFTMITVHMIMTIKYWLDSNFIVMLQIPPQIFGFMSYGSLFLLTFANIKIIRRYAFDFFMVQHRIFSFIMLLLAFFHNGGSKAMVILAVHLLVLDKVIGRIISIIHKVKSPTKGMSEFEILDEKTLRVTIPVKLSSQNADVWYNQFVPKYGSWKAGQHVLLTVGKVSRFQQHPFTIASLSETGKIQLIIRVKNGFTKKLMKKTSQNSSIVEDTASTESDNPEIVKLKASFYGPYGGRFHPLITFDSIVFMAAGSGASFVFPVCLDLLKNIESREIERDYLYRPSNPTVRVTWSIKKFKNIDWYSAQLKMLMPYVNSGKLMLDIYITQESSEKVTIVKESKSTAATSSSSSVFSNNCQVFYNTRPNIPQIIEYHVNSLKYPEENFYKSLAVAACGPHSFNYTAKLECQKHKWTKDCPNIYFYDESFD; via the exons ATGACTTCGTCAATTCCCTTTGACCAACAGTTCTTTGTTGAGAAGGAGAGAGGCACTAGGTACCAGTGGTTGAATTATCTCTTTTGCATCCTTGTCTTTATCTTCCATGGAATTGTATTCTACTGGATTCCCAGATTTTTAAGAAGCAAGAGAGATGTCAAGTTTATGAAATACAAGCCTGtattcatcttcttcaacatgtGGGATTCTTTGAATCATTGCTTCAAGCTCGATATCCCCTTCTTTGGCTGGACTTACCATTATCAACCTTCAGTCTTACTCTTGTTTTTAATGTTCATTATAGTCAACGTCAGATTCTGCTATATCGATACTATCGATATCGACTACTTACCCAGAATGTACGTCATAGGCAAGAGAATTGGGAAGGTCGCTTTGGGAAATCTTCCTATAATATATCTTTTGGTTACCAAAAACGATCTTGTTGCTTCTATCACTGGCTTGAAACCTGAAAGATTGGTGTTTTTGCACTTTTGGTTCGCAAGACTTTTGTTTACTATGATTACTGTCCATATGATCATGACCATCAAGTATTGGTTGGATCTGAATTTCATTGTTATGTTGCAAATACCTCCTCAGATCTTTGGGTTTATGTCCTATGGTAGTTTGTTTTTGTTGACATTTGCCAACATTAAGATCATCCGAAGATATGcctttgatttcttcatgGTACAGCATCGTATTTTCTCATTTATAATGTTGCTTCTTGCCTTCTTCCATAATGGAGGTTCCAAGGCTATGGTCATACTTGCTGTTCATTTACTCGTGTTGGATAAGGTTATCGGAAGAATTATTAGTATTATTCACAAAGTTAAATCTCCAACCAAAGGTATGTCAGAgtttgaaattcttgacGAAAAAACTCTCCGTGTCACTATTCCAGTCAAGCTATCCAGTCAGAATGCCGACGTTTGGTACAACCAATTTGTTCCTAAGTACGGATCTTGGAAGGCTGGCCAACATGTCCTATTAACAGTCGGAAAAGTTAGCAgattccaacaacaccCATTCACAATAGCTAGTTTGTCAGAGACTGGAAAAATACAGCTAATTATCAGAGTTAAGAATGGCTTTACTAAGAAGCTTATGAAAAAG ACACTGCAAAATTCTTCCATAGTTGAAGACACCGCAAGTACTGAACTGGACAACCCTGAAATAGTGAAACTCAAAGCTTCATTCTATGGACCTTATGGTGGTAGGTTTCACCCTCTCATTACTTTTGACTCTATTGTATTCATGGCTGCTGGCTCAGGAGCTTCGTTCGTTTTCCCCGTGTGTCTTGACCTTCTAAAAAATATCGAAAGTAGAGAGATTGAAAGAGACTACCTATACCGTCCGCTGAACCCTACCGTTCGTGTGACTTGGTCcatcaagaaattcaagaatattGATTGGTACAGCGCacaattgaaaatgttaATGCCTTATGTTAATAGTGGAAAGCTAATGTTGGATATCTACATAACCCAGGAG AGTTCAGAGAAGGTAACAATAGTTAAGGAATCAAAGCTGACGGcagcaacttcaagttccagCTCCGTTTTCTCTAATAACTGTCAGGTTTTCTATAACACTCGTCCCAACATCCCTCAGATTATTGAGTACCACGTCAATAGTCTTAAGtatccagaagaaaatttcTACAAGTCTTTGGCTGTGGCTGCTTGTGGACCTCATTCTTTCAATTATACAGCTAAGTTGGAATGTCAGAAACATAAATGGACAAAGGATTGCCCTAATATTTACTTTTACGACGAATCATTTGATTAA